A region of Rhizorhabdus wittichii RW1 DNA encodes the following proteins:
- a CDS encoding protein of unknown function DUF1486 (PFAM: protein of unknown function DUF1486) codes for MLTEAIFDDLEQAWSDKDIDRLVSLFTPDCIYEDLALGARHEGHAGVREFAEGVFATMPDFTLRFPVRLVTPERGSSHWTISAHWNGPFEGVDRTGHPIEFHGLSSYVFRDGRIAHNIDCWDYVAMIKAFGVLPLGLAALPTAESAS; via the coding sequence ATGCTGACCGAAGCCATTTTCGACGACCTGGAACAGGCCTGGAGCGACAAGGACATCGACCGGCTGGTGTCGCTGTTCACGCCCGACTGCATCTATGAGGACCTGGCGCTGGGCGCCCGCCACGAGGGCCATGCCGGGGTGCGCGAGTTCGCCGAGGGCGTGTTCGCGACGATGCCCGACTTCACCCTGCGCTTCCCGGTGCGGCTGGTGACGCCCGAACGCGGATCGAGCCATTGGACGATCAGCGCCCATTGGAACGGCCCGTTCGAGGGCGTCGACCGGACCGGCCACCCGATCGAGTTCCACGGCCTGTCCTCCTACGTCTTCCGCGACGGCCGCATCGCCCACAATATCGACTGCTGGGACTATGTGGCGATGATCAAGGCGTTCGGGGTGCTGCCGCTCGGCCTCGCCGCGCTGCCCACCGCCGAATCGGCCTCGTAA
- a CDS encoding methylenetetrahydromethanopterin reductase (PFAM: luciferase family protein) → MPTRFSIMVTGALPMKDYVPLAQQVEAYGFDQMHIADDLVFRPAWPILTMIAMNTSRLQLGPFIVTPQVANPVYHAANLAALDELSGGRMVCGVGRGGFNPLLGITNPVKPVKMLKEAWLLMSRMLQGGREPFDGEFFKATADLYFQFDVARTIPLFIGTWGPQMAKMAGSIAPGIKIDCTASPDHIAELRRQFIAGAEAAGRDTGNIEIIAGPLASIDEDRAAAEDNIRGMLALLQPFLAPMTFAAGITQEEIDASYNAFTAGEVEKAKALVTDKAVKAFSLTGTPGDVIGQIEAMIAGGADHIAFGPPLGPDPAGSLRLIGEKILPHFRKLRDR, encoded by the coding sequence ATGCCGACACGTTTCAGCATCATGGTCACCGGGGCGCTGCCGATGAAGGACTATGTTCCGCTCGCGCAGCAGGTGGAGGCCTATGGCTTCGACCAGATGCACATCGCCGACGACCTCGTCTTCCGTCCGGCATGGCCGATCCTGACGATGATCGCGATGAACACCAGCCGCCTCCAGCTCGGCCCGTTCATCGTGACCCCGCAGGTCGCCAACCCGGTCTACCACGCCGCCAACCTCGCCGCGCTCGACGAGCTGAGCGGCGGGCGGATGGTGTGCGGCGTGGGGCGGGGGGGCTTCAACCCGCTGCTCGGCATCACCAACCCGGTCAAGCCGGTGAAGATGCTCAAGGAGGCCTGGCTGCTGATGAGCCGGATGCTCCAGGGCGGCCGGGAACCGTTCGACGGCGAGTTCTTCAAGGCCACCGCCGATCTCTATTTCCAGTTCGACGTCGCCCGGACGATCCCGCTGTTCATCGGCACCTGGGGCCCGCAGATGGCGAAGATGGCGGGCTCGATCGCGCCCGGCATCAAGATCGACTGCACCGCCAGCCCCGATCACATCGCCGAGCTGCGCCGCCAGTTCATCGCCGGGGCCGAGGCGGCCGGGCGCGACACCGGCAATATCGAGATCATCGCCGGCCCGCTCGCCTCGATCGACGAGGACCGCGCGGCGGCCGAGGACAATATCCGCGGCATGCTGGCGCTGCTCCAGCCCTTCCTCGCGCCGATGACCTTCGCGGCGGGGATCACCCAGGAGGAGATCGACGCCTCCTACAACGCCTTCACCGCGGGCGAGGTCGAGAAGGCCAAGGCGCTCGTCACCGACAAGGCGGTCAAGGCGTTCAGCCTGACCGGAACGCCCGGCGACGTGATCGGCCAGATCGAGGCGATGATCGCGGGCGGGGCCGACCATATCGCCTTCGGGCCGCCGCTCGGCCCCGATCCGGCCGGGTCGCTGCGCCTGATCGGCGAGAAGATCCTGCCGCATTTCCGCAAGCTGCGGGACCGCTGA
- a CDS encoding TonB-dependent receptor (PFAM: TonB-dependent receptor; TonB-dependent receptor, plug) has protein sequence MKRGIGILSASAATLAVFAPGAGHAQDAAGPVVASGLEEITVTARRRAENIQSAPLSVSAFSSAALEERNVQSSSDITSFVPNVQFDSAASESGGGASSQISIRGIGQTDYVLTVEPAVGVYLDGVYIGKSMGSLLDAVDIDRLEVLRGPQGTLFGKNTIGGAIQLISKRPTDTLEGYGELTSGSYSRFDAKGAISGPLSDTVRARLSGAYQSRHGFVKRVTETGQDTGDRQGNVDRLSGRLAIEADLTSSLTATLTFDGTRIREQSPGQILVKADEGAAFSGAYNAGVPGGVCLPGAGASRFANPYCYNSQWVRPLKSLETTNSGPNYADTDVYGAGLNLEWKLGGATLKSITAWRKVKVDIAQDITGSPHYLNFIEQHIKTEQFSQEFQLLGDLADDKLHYVLGLYYLHESGTQLFPVQLTLVQFLSGGKIRNDSYAGFGQVTYDLTDQFSITGGLRYSDETRRFNPGVQVLQGYAAQTDVPGFVNLFAGAVGPAGTPLFPAGWYSRGSKSTTPMVSANYKFNRDVMAYASFSKGFKGGGFTMRYFPPVIPAPGTDPNDIVSYAGPEKATSYEVGLKTELFDRRLRFNVAAFYTDYKDIQVTYNIDPDGPGPIGNFVPVLANAASAKIKGVEVEASARLADWLRLDGSLGYTDADYKGFSAQALANYPTAGSFRVPNTPKWTANIGGTATLFDSDDKGTALVRVDYAYRSSQFKEFSNDPTLFQKGFGLLNASLTYKLPGDHIELSAGATNITDKTYIVSGVSNTGIGYTQATVSRPREWFVRAKYRL, from the coding sequence ATGAAAAGGGGAATTGGGATATTGTCGGCTTCGGCCGCCACGCTGGCCGTGTTCGCGCCGGGTGCCGGCCATGCGCAGGACGCGGCGGGGCCCGTCGTCGCCAGCGGCCTCGAGGAGATCACCGTCACCGCCCGCCGGCGCGCGGAGAATATCCAGTCGGCGCCGCTCTCGGTCTCCGCGTTCAGCAGCGCCGCGCTCGAGGAGCGCAACGTCCAGAGCTCGTCCGACATCACCAGCTTCGTGCCGAACGTGCAGTTCGACAGCGCGGCGAGCGAGTCCGGCGGCGGCGCGTCGAGCCAGATCTCGATCCGCGGCATCGGCCAGACCGACTATGTGCTGACCGTCGAGCCGGCGGTCGGCGTCTATCTGGACGGCGTCTATATCGGCAAGTCGATGGGCTCGCTGCTCGACGCGGTCGACATCGATCGGCTGGAGGTGCTGCGCGGCCCGCAGGGGACGCTGTTCGGCAAGAACACGATCGGCGGCGCGATCCAGCTCATCTCGAAGCGGCCGACCGACACGCTCGAAGGCTATGGCGAGCTGACCAGCGGCAGCTACAGCCGCTTCGACGCCAAGGGCGCGATCTCGGGCCCGCTCAGCGACACCGTCCGCGCGCGCCTGTCGGGCGCCTATCAGAGCCGCCACGGCTTCGTGAAGCGCGTCACCGAGACCGGCCAGGACACCGGCGACCGGCAGGGCAATGTCGACCGGCTGAGCGGCCGCCTCGCGATCGAGGCCGACCTGACCTCCAGCCTCACCGCGACGCTGACCTTCGACGGCACCCGCATCCGCGAGCAGTCGCCGGGCCAGATACTGGTCAAGGCCGACGAAGGCGCGGCCTTCTCGGGCGCCTATAATGCCGGCGTGCCCGGCGGCGTCTGCCTGCCGGGGGCCGGCGCCAGCCGGTTCGCCAACCCCTATTGCTACAACAGCCAGTGGGTCCGCCCGCTCAAGTCGCTGGAGACCACCAACAGCGGCCCCAACTATGCCGACACCGACGTCTATGGCGCGGGGCTGAACCTCGAATGGAAGCTCGGCGGCGCGACGCTCAAGTCGATCACCGCCTGGCGCAAGGTGAAGGTCGACATCGCGCAGGACATCACCGGCTCGCCGCACTATCTCAACTTCATCGAGCAGCACATCAAGACCGAGCAGTTCAGCCAGGAGTTCCAGCTCCTCGGCGATCTCGCCGACGACAAGCTGCACTATGTGCTCGGCCTCTATTACCTGCACGAGAGCGGCACCCAGCTCTTCCCGGTGCAGCTCACGCTCGTCCAGTTCCTGTCGGGCGGCAAGATCCGCAACGACAGCTATGCGGGCTTCGGCCAGGTCACCTATGACCTGACCGACCAGTTCTCGATCACCGGCGGCCTGCGCTATTCGGACGAGACGCGGCGCTTCAATCCGGGCGTGCAGGTGCTCCAGGGCTATGCCGCGCAGACCGACGTGCCGGGCTTCGTCAACCTGTTCGCCGGCGCGGTCGGCCCGGCCGGCACGCCGCTCTTCCCGGCCGGCTGGTATTCGCGCGGGTCGAAGTCGACGACGCCGATGGTCTCGGCCAACTACAAGTTCAACCGCGACGTCATGGCCTATGCGAGCTTCTCGAAGGGCTTCAAGGGCGGCGGCTTCACGATGCGCTACTTCCCGCCCGTCATCCCGGCGCCGGGCACCGACCCGAACGACATCGTCTCCTATGCCGGCCCGGAAAAGGCGACCTCCTACGAGGTCGGCCTGAAGACCGAGCTGTTCGATCGCCGCCTGCGCTTCAACGTCGCGGCCTTCTACACCGACTACAAGGACATCCAGGTCACCTACAACATCGACCCGGACGGCCCCGGCCCGATCGGCAATTTCGTGCCGGTGCTCGCCAACGCCGCCTCGGCGAAGATCAAGGGCGTCGAGGTCGAGGCGTCGGCCCGGCTCGCCGACTGGCTGCGGCTCGACGGCAGCCTCGGCTATACCGATGCCGACTATAAGGGCTTCTCGGCCCAGGCGCTGGCCAACTATCCGACGGCGGGCAGCTTCCGGGTGCCGAACACGCCCAAATGGACGGCGAACATCGGCGGCACCGCGACGCTGTTCGACAGCGACGACAAGGGCACCGCGCTGGTCCGCGTCGACTATGCGTACCGCAGCAGCCAGTTCAAGGAGTTCAGCAACGATCCGACGCTGTTCCAGAAGGGCTTCGGACTGCTCAACGCCAGCCTGACCTACAAGCTGCCGGGCGACCATATCGAGCTGTCGGCCGGCGCCACCAACATCACCGACAAGACCTATATCGTCAGCGGCGTCTCCAACACCGGCATCGGCTATACCCAGGCGACCGTCTCGCGGCCGCGCGAATGGTTCGTCCGCGCCAAATATCGCCTCTGA
- a CDS encoding transcriptional regulator, AsnC family (PFAM: regulatory protein, AsnC/Lrp family): MAGRSSSPARLLDAFDLAILRIVQRDNKLPQRTIAEAVNLSTAAVQRRIAAMEAAGVITRNVAIVDPDAVRLAITAIVEVHLRDEQAATVDEAKALFRAAPEVQQCYYTTGGTSFVLIIVTPDMRAYDALTRRLFSENDCVERFRTLVALDRVKADTAIVIP; encoded by the coding sequence ATGGCCGGCAGATCATCTTCGCCAGCGCGCCTGCTCGACGCCTTCGACCTGGCGATCCTCCGCATCGTCCAGCGCGACAACAAGCTGCCGCAGCGGACGATCGCCGAGGCGGTCAACCTCTCGACCGCCGCGGTGCAGCGGCGGATCGCGGCGATGGAGGCGGCCGGGGTCATCACCCGCAACGTCGCGATCGTCGATCCCGACGCGGTCCGGCTGGCGATCACCGCGATCGTCGAGGTCCACCTCCGCGACGAGCAGGCGGCGACCGTCGACGAGGCCAAGGCGCTGTTCCGCGCCGCGCCCGAGGTCCAGCAATGCTATTATACGACGGGCGGCACCAGCTTCGTGCTGATCATCGTCACCCCGGACATGCGCGCCTATGACGCGCTGACCCGCCGCCTCTTCTCCGAGAACGACTGCGTCGAGCGCTTCCGCACCCTGGTCGCGCTCGACCGGGTCAAGGCCGACACGGCGATCGTCATTCCTTAG
- a CDS encoding protein of unknown function DUF6, transmembrane (PFAM: protein of unknown function DUF6, transmembrane) produces the protein MMSIAVDRTSRTNPTLTGILCGMAAGALWGLVFLAPELAGAFSPLQLTIGRYLAYGAISAALIAPRWRAAVAGIGRREWLALAWLALAGNTLYYILLSSAVQSGGIAMTSLVIGFLPVAVTIIGSRHRDAVSLSRLAPSLLLCAAGALCIGWQAVAMPASGSVTAQVTGLLCAVGALASWTAYAVGNSHMLGRLPKVSVHDWNLLSGIVTGAQSVVLLPLALLLGSARHDTVAWAQFAGVSIGVAVLASIVGNAFWNRMSRLLPLTLVGQMILFETLFALIYGFLWERRLPTLLESAAFALVVLSVLSCIAAHRRPATGTVPVAA, from the coding sequence ATGATGAGCATCGCCGTGGACCGAACCTCCCGCACCAATCCAACCTTGACCGGCATCCTCTGCGGCATGGCCGCCGGGGCGCTGTGGGGGCTGGTGTTCCTGGCGCCCGAGCTGGCGGGCGCGTTCAGCCCGCTCCAGCTCACCATCGGCCGCTACCTCGCCTATGGCGCGATCTCGGCCGCGCTGATCGCGCCGCGCTGGCGCGCCGCCGTCGCCGGGATCGGCCGCCGCGAGTGGCTGGCGCTGGCCTGGCTCGCGCTGGCCGGCAACACGCTCTACTATATCCTGCTGTCGAGCGCGGTGCAGAGCGGCGGCATCGCGATGACCTCGCTGGTCATCGGCTTCCTGCCGGTCGCGGTGACGATCATCGGCAGCCGCCACCGCGACGCGGTGTCGCTGTCCCGGCTCGCGCCCTCATTGCTGCTGTGCGCGGCCGGCGCGCTCTGCATCGGCTGGCAGGCGGTCGCCATGCCCGCGTCGGGATCGGTGACGGCGCAGGTGACCGGCCTGCTCTGCGCGGTCGGCGCGCTGGCGTCGTGGACGGCCTATGCGGTCGGCAACAGCCATATGCTCGGCCGCCTCCCCAAGGTCTCGGTCCACGACTGGAACCTGCTGTCCGGGATCGTCACCGGCGCGCAGAGCGTCGTGCTGCTCCCGCTCGCGCTGCTGCTCGGCTCGGCGCGGCACGACACCGTCGCCTGGGCGCAGTTCGCGGGCGTGTCGATCGGCGTCGCGGTGCTGGCGTCGATCGTGGGCAACGCCTTCTGGAACCGGATGAGCCGGCTGCTGCCGCTGACCCTGGTCGGGCAGATGATCCTGTTCGAGACGCTGTTCGCGCTGATCTACGGCTTCCTGTGGGAACGCCGCCTGCCGACCCTGCTCGAAAGCGCGGCCTTCGCGCTGGTGGTGCTGAGCGTGCTGTCGTGCATCGCCGCGCACCGCAGGCCGGCGACCGGGACGGTCCCGGTCGCCGCCTGA
- a CDS encoding glucose-methanol-choline oxidoreductase (PFAM: glucose-methanol-choline oxidoreductase) — protein MSARFNLDDGSVFVVIGSGAGGGTLSNELAQKGHKVVCLEAGPRLSLTDVVNDEAVMFEKLTWLDRRMATGKPDPNFPVWGCKTVGGTTMHWTGACPRIEPYEMRALSTYGPLPDTTLVDWPVTPEEIAPWYDKAEIRMGVTGKHGLPFLPAGNNTKVLEAGARMCGYTDIDTHNMAINSVPRDDRPPCQQLGFCTSGCAVGAKWSTLYTEIPKAEETGRFELRPESMVTGVNLGADGRVESVTYLNKGRTVTQKCRAVSVAGNVVETTRLLLNNRSARFPNGLANGSGLVGRNYMRHFTIQVMGVMPGKVNFHRQTHLAGVVRDERTHKPERGFVGGFLISTVPFTPEILAKNMMIGGWGEDLTSVLDKYDHLAGLLLTGEDPPQLSNGITLHPTERDGYGLPVPVIHYEDHPNTIAMKTYAWKVGRRIYEALGAEKIVEMGDFIPATHNMGTARMGTDPKASVCTPYGRTHDVANLFVSDGSLFPTAAGCNPTLTIVALALRQAEHIDGEIRAGRL, from the coding sequence ATGAGCGCGCGCTTCAACCTCGACGACGGCTCGGTCTTCGTCGTCATCGGATCGGGCGCGGGCGGCGGCACGCTGTCGAACGAGCTGGCGCAGAAGGGTCACAAGGTCGTCTGCCTGGAGGCGGGCCCGCGCCTGTCGCTGACCGACGTGGTCAACGACGAAGCGGTGATGTTCGAGAAGCTCACCTGGCTCGACCGCCGCATGGCGACCGGCAAGCCCGATCCCAATTTCCCGGTCTGGGGCTGCAAGACGGTCGGCGGCACCACCATGCACTGGACCGGCGCCTGCCCGCGCATCGAGCCTTATGAGATGCGGGCGCTGTCGACCTACGGCCCGCTGCCCGACACGACGCTGGTCGACTGGCCGGTGACGCCCGAGGAGATCGCGCCCTGGTATGACAAGGCCGAGATCCGCATGGGCGTGACCGGCAAGCACGGGCTGCCCTTCCTGCCGGCGGGCAACAATACCAAGGTGCTCGAAGCCGGCGCGCGGATGTGCGGCTATACGGACATCGACACGCACAACATGGCGATCAACTCGGTCCCGCGCGACGATCGGCCGCCATGCCAGCAGCTTGGCTTCTGCACCTCGGGCTGCGCGGTCGGCGCCAAATGGTCGACCCTCTACACCGAGATACCGAAGGCCGAGGAGACCGGCCGGTTCGAGCTGCGCCCGGAATCGATGGTCACCGGGGTCAATCTCGGCGCCGATGGCCGGGTCGAGAGCGTCACCTATCTGAACAAGGGCCGGACGGTCACGCAGAAGTGCCGCGCCGTCTCGGTCGCCGGCAACGTCGTCGAGACGACCCGCCTGCTGCTCAACAACCGCAGCGCGCGTTTCCCCAACGGCCTCGCCAATGGCAGCGGCCTCGTCGGCCGCAACTATATGCGCCACTTCACCATCCAGGTGATGGGGGTGATGCCGGGCAAGGTGAACTTCCACCGCCAGACCCACCTGGCCGGCGTCGTCCGCGACGAGCGGACCCACAAGCCCGAACGTGGTTTCGTCGGCGGCTTCCTGATCAGCACCGTTCCGTTCACGCCGGAAATCCTGGCGAAGAACATGATGATCGGCGGCTGGGGCGAGGACCTGACCTCGGTGCTCGACAAATATGATCATCTCGCGGGGCTGCTGCTGACCGGCGAGGACCCGCCGCAGCTCTCGAACGGCATCACCCTGCACCCGACCGAGCGCGACGGCTACGGCCTGCCGGTGCCGGTGATCCATTATGAGGATCACCCCAACACCATCGCGATGAAGACCTATGCCTGGAAGGTCGGCCGCAGGATCTACGAGGCGCTGGGCGCCGAGAAGATCGTCGAGATGGGCGACTTCATCCCCGCCACCCACAATATGGGCACGGCGCGGATGGGCACCGATCCGAAGGCCAGCGTCTGCACGCCCTATGGCCGCACCCACGACGTCGCGAACCTGTTCGTCTCGGACGGCAGCCTGTTCCCGACCGCGGCCGGCTGCAACCCGACCCTGACGATCGTCGCGCTCGCCCTGCGCCAGGCCGAGCATATCGACGGGGAGATACGGGCGGGCCGGCTCTGA
- a CDS encoding TonB-dependent receptor (PFAM: TonB-dependent receptor; TonB-dependent receptor, plug), producing MISTAWTKRRLLSSAMIAAALCGVSQEALAQGASTEGENELEVITVTARRQTENLQSTPISITAFSGDRLEAQGITQVNRIQDFTPNLTFANIPSNSGIASNAAVYIRGIGQNDFAPTVEPGVGIYIDGVYLGRTAGGVFDLIDVNSVEVLRGPQGTLFGRNTIGGAINLTTVQPSDEFKLKADIKYGTDDRINVRGMVSGPIAEGIYAKVSGGLFSQDGYVKAPGLGKKLGNQDTKMIRGALRIAPVDSRFEATIAGDYTRDKSNGAPVTISGIDPTATGSFVTLQNVIATGLGNPADCLTPAAAANTQCYNQRLFSKDTNYSTGPTFSDLELWSASLTASYDLTDEMQIKSITAIRRINGTFAQDRDGSNLPINHVYDDFTQKQFSQEFQFTGKAFDDRLNWVTGLYFFKEKGKDLNSIDFLVVSAESGGYYDYKNWAAFAQLGYKLTDKLTLTGGLRYTQDRKDYLPDQFVKSTLAPFLVIPPGTRIVPLQTVKADVNKWTPMVNLSYQATRDFMLYATYSQGFKSGGYTQRIFPPEPSLPNFKPETVDSYEAGFKLMALDNRLRLNGAAFYTDYKDMQLLVADATRVGPFITNAGKARIQGFELETNFAPGDGWRLNAAVGLTDAKFKQLDAGVQGLTLDSKFVYVSKWTVSASGEKEIGLGDNGSLTPHVDWSYRSGFFTNANGINNPELYQPGYSVFNGNVRWQSDSKTFSLTFGVDNIADKKFRTFGDYQPSFGFFMQAYDRGRQYYVKAGFSL from the coding sequence ATGATATCTACAGCTTGGACCAAGCGCCGCCTCCTGTCCTCGGCGATGATCGCCGCCGCGCTGTGCGGGGTCAGCCAGGAAGCGCTCGCGCAGGGCGCCTCGACCGAAGGCGAGAATGAGCTGGAGGTGATCACCGTCACCGCCCGCCGCCAGACCGAGAACCTCCAGAGCACGCCGATCTCGATCACCGCCTTCTCGGGCGACCGGCTCGAGGCGCAGGGCATCACCCAGGTCAACCGCATCCAGGACTTCACGCCGAACCTGACCTTCGCCAACATCCCGTCGAACAGCGGCATCGCGTCGAACGCGGCCGTCTACATCCGCGGCATCGGACAGAACGACTTCGCGCCGACCGTCGAGCCGGGCGTCGGCATCTATATCGACGGCGTCTATCTGGGCCGCACCGCCGGCGGCGTGTTCGACCTGATCGACGTCAACTCGGTCGAGGTACTGCGCGGGCCGCAGGGCACGCTGTTCGGCCGCAACACGATCGGCGGCGCGATCAACCTGACGACGGTCCAGCCGAGCGACGAGTTCAAGCTGAAGGCCGACATCAAATACGGCACCGACGACCGGATCAACGTGCGCGGCATGGTCAGCGGCCCGATCGCCGAGGGCATCTACGCCAAGGTCAGCGGCGGCCTCTTCTCGCAGGACGGCTATGTGAAGGCGCCGGGGCTCGGCAAGAAGCTGGGCAACCAGGACACCAAGATGATCCGCGGCGCGCTGCGCATCGCGCCGGTCGACAGCCGGTTCGAGGCGACGATCGCCGGCGACTATACCCGCGACAAGAGCAACGGCGCGCCGGTCACCATCTCGGGCATCGATCCGACCGCGACCGGCAGCTTCGTGACGTTGCAGAACGTCATCGCGACCGGCCTGGGCAATCCGGCCGACTGCCTGACCCCGGCGGCTGCGGCCAACACCCAGTGCTACAACCAGCGCCTCTTCTCGAAGGACACCAACTATTCGACCGGGCCGACCTTCTCGGACCTCGAGCTGTGGTCGGCGTCGCTGACCGCCTCCTATGACCTGACCGACGAGATGCAGATCAAGTCGATCACCGCGATCCGTCGCATCAACGGCACCTTCGCGCAGGACCGCGACGGATCGAACCTGCCGATCAACCATGTCTATGACGACTTCACCCAGAAGCAGTTCAGCCAGGAATTCCAGTTCACCGGCAAGGCGTTCGACGACCGGCTCAACTGGGTCACCGGCCTCTATTTCTTCAAGGAGAAGGGCAAGGACCTCAACTCGATCGACTTCCTCGTCGTGTCGGCGGAATCGGGCGGCTATTACGACTACAAGAACTGGGCCGCCTTCGCGCAGCTCGGCTACAAGCTCACCGACAAGCTGACCCTGACCGGCGGCCTGCGCTACACGCAGGACCGCAAGGACTATCTGCCCGACCAGTTCGTGAAGTCGACGCTGGCGCCGTTCCTGGTGATCCCGCCCGGCACCCGGATCGTGCCGCTCCAGACGGTCAAGGCCGACGTCAACAAATGGACGCCGATGGTCAACCTGTCCTACCAGGCGACGCGCGACTTCATGCTCTATGCGACCTATTCGCAGGGCTTCAAGAGCGGTGGCTATACCCAGCGCATCTTCCCGCCCGAGCCGAGCCTGCCGAACTTCAAGCCCGAGACGGTCGACTCCTACGAAGCCGGCTTCAAGCTGATGGCGCTCGACAACCGTCTGCGCCTGAACGGCGCCGCCTTCTACACCGATTACAAGGACATGCAGCTTCTGGTGGCGGATGCGACCCGGGTCGGGCCGTTCATCACCAACGCCGGCAAGGCGCGCATCCAGGGCTTCGAGCTGGAGACCAACTTCGCGCCCGGCGACGGCTGGCGCCTGAACGCGGCGGTCGGCCTGACCGACGCCAAGTTCAAGCAGCTCGACGCCGGCGTCCAGGGCCTGACCCTCGACTCCAAGTTCGTCTACGTCTCGAAATGGACGGTCAGCGCGTCGGGCGAGAAGGAGATCGGCCTGGGCGACAACGGCTCGCTCACGCCGCATGTCGACTGGTCGTACCGGTCGGGCTTCTTCACCAACGCCAACGGCATCAACAACCCCGAACTCTACCAGCCGGGCTACAGCGTCTTCAACGGCAACGTCCGCTGGCAGAGCGACAGCAAGACCTTCTCGCTGACCTTCGGGGTCGACAACATCGCCGACAAGAAGTTCCGCACGTTCGGCGATTACCAGCCGTCCTTCGGCTTCTTCATGCAGGCCTATGATCGCGGCCGGCAATATTATGTGAAGGCCGGCTTCTCCCTCTGA
- a CDS encoding Amidase (PFAM: Amidase), which produces MLVKDNIAVAGLQWTAGSPGFAAVRAERDATAVRLLREKGAVLPIKTTLHELAFGVTGANGWTGAIANPRDPARVAGGSSGGSAAALAAGLGDLSLVTDTGGSARIPASFCGVIGFRPSMGRYPSDGLIGLSPSRDTIGLMARELRWIMWADAMLAGEIPADAAVGARTIGIAADADLGELEPAVADAYRRMIARIEAAGHRVVTVDLARVNALDEACGFPIALYQTHETLRATAPDLAGRSFEELVAAVASPDVAHLLGLASDGATVTAAHYAQAIGHDWPALRAAYAAIFAGGVDHILLPTAPLVAPAIDTGPELALNGRPAPTFPTITRFTRPDSMAGLPSISLPSGTDGQGMPIGMMLTGARHADAALLGFARSLLGQ; this is translated from the coding sequence GTGCTCGTGAAGGACAATATCGCCGTTGCCGGCCTGCAATGGACGGCTGGATCGCCGGGCTTCGCCGCCGTCCGCGCGGAGCGCGACGCGACCGCCGTCCGGCTGCTGCGCGAGAAGGGCGCGGTCCTGCCGATCAAGACGACGCTCCACGAACTCGCCTTCGGCGTCACCGGCGCCAATGGCTGGACCGGCGCGATCGCCAACCCGCGCGATCCCGCGCGCGTGGCTGGCGGATCGAGCGGCGGATCGGCCGCCGCGCTGGCGGCCGGCCTCGGCGATCTCTCGCTGGTCACCGACACCGGCGGGTCGGCGCGGATTCCGGCAAGTTTCTGCGGCGTGATCGGCTTTCGTCCCTCGATGGGGCGCTATCCCTCGGACGGGCTGATCGGACTGTCGCCGAGCCGCGACACGATCGGCCTGATGGCGCGCGAGCTGCGCTGGATAATGTGGGCCGATGCGATGCTCGCGGGCGAAATCCCGGCCGACGCGGCGGTCGGCGCGCGCACCATCGGCATCGCCGCCGACGCCGACCTGGGCGAGCTGGAGCCCGCCGTCGCCGACGCCTATCGCCGGATGATCGCGCGGATCGAAGCGGCCGGACATCGCGTCGTCACCGTCGATCTCGCGCGGGTCAACGCGCTCGACGAGGCCTGCGGCTTCCCGATCGCGCTCTACCAGACGCACGAGACGCTGCGCGCGACCGCGCCCGATCTCGCCGGCCGCTCGTTCGAGGAACTGGTCGCGGCGGTCGCCAGCCCCGACGTCGCGCATCTGCTCGGGCTCGCGTCGGACGGCGCGACCGTCACCGCCGCGCACTATGCGCAGGCGATCGGCCATGACTGGCCGGCGCTGCGCGCCGCCTATGCCGCGATCTTCGCGGGCGGCGTCGACCATATCCTGCTGCCGACCGCGCCGCTGGTCGCGCCGGCGATCGATACCGGGCCCGAGCTGGCGCTCAACGGCCGGCCGGCGCCGACCTTCCCGACCATCACCCGCTTCACCCGGCCCGACAGCATGGCCGGCCTGCCGTCGATCAGCCTGCCGTCCGGCACGGACGGGCAGGGGATGCCGATCGGCATGATGCTGACCGGCGCGCGCCACGCCGATGCGGCGCTGCTCGGCTTCGCCCGGTCGCTGCTGGGCCAGTAA